The Arachis ipaensis cultivar K30076 chromosome B03, Araip1.1, whole genome shotgun sequence region ATACAAATAAAGTATTGAAAGTCTTAGTATGTAACTCTTAATACATCAAGTctctatcataaaaaaaaatcacactGCTCTATTATTCGCTTCAAAAGATCTACTTTCTAACTCTTTTGACGATGGAATCTCACTTTCTTGATCCAAAtcctacaacaaaaatataatttgaaaacaaaataaaaaagaataaataaataaaccattAACTTGGAGAGcacaaaataaatttaaacaaaaaatgaGAATTAAGAACAACCAAACAGTAATCTTGTTTATATATCCATGTATATAACATAGTGTCCTAAATGAGCATTAAATGAGCATTAAAATGGTTTTCTCTATAAGACTCAATGCTTCCACTGATCAAAGAAAGTAGCCAATTCTACAAGGTTAGACAACAACTGTGCAGTATTTATTATCTAAACACACATTTGCTAAGCAAATCAATGAACTATAAGCAGTTGTATATGAGAATGCTAATGAAATAGCTTATATAAGTTAGTAAATGTATTTTGCAAAATATAACATGCTAAAGCATTAGTTTCACTGTGTACCATTAGTATCGATAGCAGCGAAAATgtagaaaacaagaaattaaacagaATTTACTGTAAAAGAGGATGAAAGGGTTTTACCTTTAACCAACTCTTGTGTCTTCTCAATGTTCCTCCATGCAAGAGAGCCATGACGGTACACGACTTCTGCTCCCCCTCGACTCTAGTTGGCTTTGCTGCCAGCATCCTTGCAACTTTAGTGACCTTGCCAGAACCTGTCTAGATTATTATAAGTAAAATAAGGTTACAGATCCACATTAGTATTACTTCTTTAACATTGAATGTTAGGCTAACACACGGAAAGATAAGTAAACAAGGAAAAATGTTTAGCCATATGAGAATCAGTCAAAAAGTTTTCTAACACGTTAAAACTAAACCAAGgaaaaaggagagaaaagttTGCTATCAATAAGCATACAAATTGAAAAGAGCAGAATAACCTAATCTGAGCATGAAGTATACAGTCACGGCCGGAGAAAAGATGAGGCAAAGCCTCCCTCTGAACATCTATACGCATCACATATCCAATCTCTTCCATCCTAAAACAGCAACAACAATGACTGAGTATGATTAAGCAGAGCATAAGAAAGAAGAAACTTGAAATTACCTTTGCAAAATATGGGTGGGGACATGAGGCTGGCATATATCTCGCAAAGTGGGAGAATGGTTAATAAGTGATGGTTGTGGAAGAATGCAAAaagtggaggaacaaaattttctggcataTGCTTCAGAGCAAAAAGTGAAGGCACAATAAGCATAATGTCCTCATGATCCACATCTATAAGACCACCCTCACCTATGACAGAACAGAAACACACACTAATAACTTGGTAAAAGCCATCAAAACACCAGGTTTAAATAACAGAATATTGAAACTAATATATTCACCAAAGTGTGGTTCCTCAAGTTCTGACCAATTTCTCTTTTTCCTCTGGGCAACTTCCGCAGGAACAGGAACAACATATTGGTAGTCAAACATTCCTGTGTAATATTGAAATAGGAAACAAAAGCAACTAGTTAACTTGCTTCTAAGGTTCTATAAAGCTAATTAATATACATGGTGGCCACATGAAATCACCAAAATCAAGCCCATCTAAAAACTTCTAACCATTAAAATGATAAGCCTCAGAAACATGAGCAACAACATCAGCACAAAGGTTTGCTTCTTTATCTGCAGATATACATTCCTCGACTTTATCATCTTCGGGTAATCCCTCACTTTCTGGTTGATCAGCTTGCCTCTCATTTTCCGTTATATTTCCAGGCACACTTCCATCAGCTTGCCTCTCAAAAACATGAGTTATATGGCTCACCTAATCACTTCTAGCAATTTGCTTTGTAGCATGCATTACCTTCTCCAAAAGATAAGCTATCCTGTTGCTGTAAAAATTCAGAATATTCTGCTAAGACCCTATTCTCCGGATAGATTCAAGAAAACCAAAAAAGAAACTACAAAAAAGAAAGCCAAAAAAGAAActacaaagcaaaaaaaaaaactacaaattACAGTTCATATATAGCATCCAGAATGAGATAAACAAACATGGTAGTTGGTCACGCATTAGATCAGTTCTTAAGTCCTTCCATTGAGACTGAAAAATCAATTATTTCTCAGATCATGGAAATAGAGATGGTTGGAAGTGAGTGTGACGGAAAAAGGTATTAGaggattaataaataaaatagtattCTAGGAAAGGATATTTAGATTTTATGGAGATAATGATAACTAGTGAGTAACAAAGGAAAATTAGAGTACAACTAAAATTTTCAAACACAAGTATCAAAGATCTAAAAACATAAGCCCCTAAAGTCACTAAAAGCAGTGAGACAGATAATATTATAACAACAGAAGTTAGCTTTGTTATTAGAGCAATTTAGGACCATTATCTAAGTTTATCAGAAAAATTGTATCTAATTATATAAAGTAGGTTTGGCAAGACCAAAGAAAGAAATAACCTGCCACCACCAATTTCACCCTCAAAAGTGAAAAGCTTTTCATACATTGCTGTCCAAAAAGAGAGAGACAATTagctaatataaaaatatattaaaaagaatTACACTTTTCTTTAAGACATAAAAGTCAAGTTCGATTATAATAACTAAATAGATCTCAATGCATTACCAGAAAGCACAGGCTGAGCCTTTGCAATGGCATCCGGTCTTCCTGATGATGCAATCTATAGTTCGCGCATCAACAATTAATGTAAGGTATATTGGCTAATCATAAGCAGGAAGGTTATGCATTTTAAAACTCAGCACAAAATCATAACTACAATCATAATAAGAACAATAACTTACAGTGACTTTTCCATTTAAAGCATCAGACCTCCCAAGAGAGACATATGCATCAAGAATGTAATTTATCTCATGAATTTCTACAAGATAAATAAATATGTTTATGACTTGTAACAATAcatcactaaatgcaaaagaaaCATCACGTATgtgaaaaagaaattgaaatcaCAATATCTTCAAATGACTGACTATCAGTCTATCATGAGTCATGAGAAATGAAAATATTTATA contains the following coding sequences:
- the LOC110269496 gene encoding uncharacterized protein LOC110269496; the protein is MRDQLPFSFLVSHITHVFERQADGSVPGNITENERQADQPESEGLPEDDKVEECISADKEANLCADVVAHVSEAYHFNGMFDYQYVVPVPAEVAQRKKRNW